One Coccinella septempunctata chromosome 8, icCocSept1.1, whole genome shotgun sequence genomic window carries:
- the LOC123318966 gene encoding very-long-chain 3-oxoacyl-CoA reductase-B-like produces the protein MEGFLCKIGLLCTALIGFKIFRALFDLLYDSLIAKAFKLEKVDWRDLGRWAVVTGSTDGIGKAYSEALAKKGFNVVLISRTQSKLDAVAQEITEKYKVEVKTIAADFTKDTIYGAIEKQLDSLEIGVLVNNVGMSYDYPEYFLEITNHSVFIQNLINCNVLSVMKMCKMVMPGMVQRKKGVVINLASTAALIPNPMLSVYSSTKAAVAKFSSDLASEYQKDGLIVQCVCPGYVATNMSKIKKSTWMAPTPKTFVDSALATVGLTDVTTGYLPHTLMNYVICTMDCCSKRLSRWVITNSLKDIKRRALKKAAKSS, from the coding sequence ATGGAAGGGTTCCTGTGTAAAATAGGCCTTTTGTGCACCGCGCTCATCGGCTTCAAGATATTTCGCGCCCTGTTTGATCTTTTGTACGATTCGCTGATAGCCAAGGCGTTCAAACTGGAGAAGGTCGACTGGCGAGATCTAGGTCGATGGGCCGTTGTCACTGGAAGCACAGACGGTATAGGGAAAGCCTACTCCGAAGCCTTAGCCAAGAAGGGTTTCAACGTGGTCCTGATCAGTCGCACCCAGAGCAAACTAGACGCAGTAGCCCAAGAAATCACAGAGAAGTACAAGGTGGAAGTCAAGACCATCGCTGCGGATTTCACAAAGGACACCATCTATGGGGCCATAGAGAAACAACTGGATAGTCTAGAGATCGGAGTTTTGGTCAACAACGTAGGGATGAGCTACGATTACCCGGAGTACTTCCTGGAGATCACCAACCACAGCGTTTTCATCCAAAATTTAATCAATTGTAACGTACTATCCGTGATGAAGATGTGCAAGATGGTCATGCCAGGCATGGTGCAACGGAAGAAGGGAGTCGTGATCAACCTAGCCTCAACAGCGGCTCTAATACCCAACCCCATGTTATCGGTGTACTCGTCAACGAAAGCCGCGGTTGCCAAGTTCAGCTCGGACCTCGCCAGCGAATACCAGAAGGACGGTCTCATAGTACAGTGCGTGTGTCCAGGTTACGTGGCCACCAACATGAGCAAGATCAAGAAGTCCACCTGGATGGCGCCCACCCCTAAGACCTTCGTGGACAGCGCCTTGGCTACGGTGGGTCTGACCGACGTCACCACCGGGTATCTCCCGCACACCCTGATGAACTACGTGATCTGCACGATGGACTGCTGCTCCAAGAGGTTGTCCAGGTGGGTGATCACCAATTCGTTGAAGGACATCAAGAGGAGGGCTCTGAAGAAGGCCGCGAAGTCCAGTTGA